The proteins below come from a single Caulobacter segnis ATCC 21756 genomic window:
- a CDS encoding hydrolase, whose protein sequence is MRLDSEDRAVLDHIAQNGGHIVDRAVGWCAINSGSRHLAGLERQRQALLDAAASLPSAPVEIPLSPSREVAADGRETELVHPPSLAVIVRPEAPIQVVLTGHYDTVYPETSAFQQVRTRPDGALHGPGIADMKGGISVMLAALEAFERHPAAANLGYRVLLSPDEEIGSIASAPVLSDFARRGHVGLTYEPALADGALASARKGSGNFHIVVHGRAAHAGRDFAAGRNAVIGAARIAESLHGLNGQRDGVTVNVARIDGGAPLNMVPDVAVVRFNVRFPEAQAAAWFESEVARIVAETGDDLQAHLHGGITRGAKPFNVAQQRLFGAIKDVGALLGQEVAWKPSGGVCEGNNLFASGLPNVDTLGVRGGDIHSEAEHAWPESFVERAQLSALILAKLADGEIDARAIHAAMTIMGETH, encoded by the coding sequence ATGCGTCTCGATTCAGAAGACCGCGCCGTTCTGGACCATATCGCGCAGAACGGCGGCCACATCGTCGACCGCGCCGTCGGCTGGTGTGCCATCAATTCCGGCAGTCGGCATCTCGCGGGTCTGGAACGCCAGAGGCAGGCGCTGCTGGACGCGGCCGCGAGCCTGCCCTCGGCCCCGGTCGAAATCCCCTTGAGCCCTTCGCGCGAGGTGGCCGCCGATGGTCGCGAGACCGAACTCGTCCATCCGCCTTCCCTCGCGGTGATCGTCCGCCCAGAAGCGCCTATCCAGGTTGTGCTGACTGGGCACTACGACACCGTCTATCCCGAAACGAGCGCTTTCCAGCAGGTGCGCACGCGCCCCGATGGCGCGCTCCACGGGCCCGGGATCGCCGACATGAAGGGCGGCATATCGGTGATGCTGGCGGCGCTGGAGGCGTTCGAGCGCCACCCCGCGGCCGCCAACCTCGGCTACCGAGTCCTGCTTTCACCCGACGAGGAGATCGGCTCCATCGCTTCGGCGCCCGTGCTCTCCGACTTCGCCCGCCGAGGCCATGTCGGCCTGACTTACGAGCCGGCGCTGGCCGACGGGGCGTTGGCCTCTGCGCGCAAGGGGTCGGGCAACTTCCACATCGTCGTCCATGGCCGCGCCGCGCATGCCGGTCGCGACTTCGCCGCCGGACGCAACGCGGTGATCGGCGCGGCCCGGATCGCGGAGTCGCTGCACGGGCTGAATGGCCAGCGCGATGGCGTGACCGTCAACGTCGCCCGTATCGACGGCGGCGCGCCGCTGAACATGGTGCCGGACGTGGCGGTGGTGCGCTTCAACGTCCGTTTCCCGGAGGCGCAGGCGGCGGCGTGGTTCGAGAGCGAAGTCGCTCGCATCGTCGCCGAAACCGGCGATGATCTGCAGGCTCATCTGCACGGCGGGATCACCCGCGGCGCCAAGCCGTTCAACGTCGCCCAGCAGCGCCTGTTCGGGGCGATCAAGGATGTGGGCGCGCTCCTGGGACAGGAGGTCGCCTGGAAGCCTTCCGGCGGCGTCTGTGAAGGCAACAACCTATTCGCCTCCGGGCTGCCGAACGTCGACACCTTGGGCGTACGGGGTGGCGACATCCACAGCGAGGCCGAACACGCCTGGCCCGAGAGCTTTGTCGAGCGGGCGCAGCTTTCGGCCTTGATCCTGGCGAAGCTAGCCGACGGCGAAATCGACGCACGGGCGATCCACGCCGCCATGACCATCATGGGGGAGACCCACTGA